One window of the Alligator mississippiensis isolate rAllMis1 chromosome 5, rAllMis1, whole genome shotgun sequence genome contains the following:
- the METTL13 gene encoding eEF1A lysine and N-terminal methyltransferase, producing the protein MNLLPKSTKEFGSAQYWERFFQQRGEKAFEWYGTYLELCGVLHKYIKPRDKVLVVGCGNSELSEQMYDVGYEDLMNIDISEVAINQMRERNADRRPKMSYLLMDMLQMDFKDAQFQVVLDKGTLDAVLTDEEETTLERVDKMFGEIARVLQVGGRYLCFSLAQAHVVKKAVAYFSQEGWMVRIHRVASSEVGEARGRFVLPIFVYVMTKFKKIPGSALRILEICADEQDKPVRVESAEQLAEAVRERQDYALLRNQLNKNPSAGHVSLDLYDKDSRKPRYTLHVVDSPSVKPSRDNRFAIFIIPQGRETEWLFGMEEGRKQLAASAGFRRLITVALHRDQHYEGMESIQAELSGKVMELAPPGLPAHQQVPFLSVGGDIGVRTVQHRDTSTVSGEYVIEDVKGDEMCYFRRLIFLSNRNVVQSEARLLSRVPTKGQKKRKKDKKKPVSVSAEASPVSAAWTIDKSYLCCEHHKAMVAGLSLLRNPDTLPEAQLTVLVIGLGGGSLPVFIHDYFSQSHVEVVEIDPSMLEVATCWFDFSQGNRMCVHISDGLDYIAKLAAEAPARYDAVMFDVDSKDPTLGMSCPPQAFVEKSFLQKVRTILTPEGVFVLNLVCRDSLLKDSVLAVLKEVFPLLYARRIEAEVNEILFCKLRSEGKLVTSEILESARTLERTLKKPGQAWDSSYVLSDMLKAVRIV; encoded by the exons ATGAACCTGCTGCCGAAGAGCACCAAGGAGTTCGGTTCTGCCCAGTACTGGGAGCGGTTCTTCCAGCAGCGAGGGGAGAAAGCCTTCGAGTGGTACGGGACCTACCTGGAGCTTTGCGGGGTGTTGCACAAGTACATCAAGCCCCGAGACAAG GTGCTCGTAGTCGGTTGTGGCAACTCTGAACTAAGCGAACAAATGTATGATGTTGGCTATGAGGACCTCATGAACATTGACATCAGCGAGGtggcaatcaatcagatgagggAACGCAATGCAGACAGGAGGCCAAAGATGAGTTATCTGCTGATGGACATGCTGCAGATGGATTTCAAGGATGCCCAGTTCCAGGTGGTGTTGGACAAAGGCACCCTTGATGCTGTCCTAACTGATGAAGAGGAGACCACGTTGGAAAGGGTGGACAAGATGTTTGGAGAGATTGCCAGGGTTCTGCAGGTTGGAGGCCGCTACCTGTGCTTCTCTTTGGCTCAGGCCCATGTGGTGAAGAAggcagtggcctacttctcccAGGAAGGCTGGATGGTGCGTATTCACCGGGTTGCAAGCAGTGAGGTTGGAGAAGCCAGGGGACGGTTTGTCCTGCCTATTTTCGTCTATGTCATGACCAAATTCAAGAAGATCCCTGGTTCGGCTCTACGGATCCTTGAGATCTGTGCCGATGAGCAGGACAAGCCAGTGCGAGTAGAAAGTGCtgagcagctggctgaggcagTGAGGGAGAGACAGGACTACGCTCTGCTGCGCAACCAGCTGAACAAAAACCCGAGTGCAGGACATGTCTCCCTGGACCTGTATGATAAAGACAGCAGGAAACCTCGCTACACCCTGCATGTGGTGGACAGCCCATCGGTGAAACCTTCTCGGGACAATCGCTTTGCCATCTTCATCA TACCGCAGGGCAGAGAAACCGAGTGGCTCTTTGGCATGGAGGAGGGTCGAAAGCAGCTGGCTGCGAGcgcagggttcaggcggctcatcaCAGTTGCCTTGCACAGAGATCAGCACTACGAAGGGATGGAAAGCATCCAAGCCGAGCTGTCAGGAAAAGTGATGGAGCTGGCACCACCTGGCCTCCCAGCCCATCAACAG GTGCCTTTTCTGTCTGTAGGTGGGGACATTGGGGTCCGGACTGTTCAACACCGTGACACCAGTACCGTGAGTGGGGAGTACGTTATTGAAGATGTGAAAGGGGATGAAATGTGTTACTTCCGTCGGCTCATCTTCCTCAGCAACAGGAACGTGGTGCAGTCAGAAGCCAGACTATTATCCAGGGTACCCACCAAAG GCCAAAAGAAACGGAAAAAGGACAAGAAGAAGCCTGTGTCTGTCTCTGCTGAGGCATCCCCAGTGTCAGCTGCTTGGACAATCGACAAGAGCTACCTGTGCTGTGAACACCATAAGGCCATGGTTGCAGGCCTATCTCTGCTGAGGAACCCTGACACCCTACCAG AGGCCCAACTTACAGTGCTGGTGATCGGTTTGGGCGGGGGCAGCTTGCCAGTCTTCATTCATGACTATTTCTCCCAGTCCCACGTTGAGGTGGTTGAAATCGATCCCTCCATGCTGGAGGTAGCTACGTGCTGGTTTGACTTTTCCCAGGGGAACAGGATGTGCGTTCACATCTCAGATGGATTGGACTACATAGCTAAGCTTGCAGCAGAAG CACCAGCCCGATATGATGCTGTCATGTTTGATGTAGATAGCAAAGACCCCACATTGGGAATGAGCTGCCCACCCCAGGCTTTTGTGGAAAAGTCCTTCCTGCAGAAGGTTAGAACCATCCTCACACCAGAAG GAGTTTTTGTGCTCAACCTGGTGTGCCGAGACTCCTTGCTCAAAGACTCAGTCTTGGCTGTCCTCAAAGAGGTCTTTCCTCTCCTCTACGCACGAAGGATTGAAGCGGAGGTCAACGAGATTCTTTTTTGTAAGCTGCGCTCTGAAGGGAAATTGGTGACCTCAGAGATCCTTGAGAGTGCCAGGACCCTGGAGAGGACACTGAAGAAGCCTGGACAAGCATGGGACAGCTCCTATGTTCTGTCTGACATGCTGAAGGCCGTGAGGATTGTGTGA